From a region of the Leptospira kmetyi serovar Malaysia str. Bejo-Iso9 genome:
- a CDS encoding DoxX family protein, translating into MISRLIFAIGVFMKKILLYSMSAFYLFAGINHFVNPGFYLRMMPPYLPAHSILNWISGGAEILFALGLWFRPTRTWACYGIILLLIAVLPANVYMLQAALAGEPFGFPIWGLYVRLPFQLVFIAWAWFVRDVE; encoded by the coding sequence ATGATCTCCCGATTGATTTTTGCGATCGGAGTTTTCATGAAAAAAATTCTTCTCTATTCTATGTCCGCGTTTTACCTCTTTGCGGGCATCAACCACTTCGTAAACCCGGGCTTTTATCTAAGAATGATGCCTCCTTATCTCCCCGCGCATTCCATATTGAATTGGATCAGCGGAGGCGCTGAAATCCTTTTTGCATTGGGTCTTTGGTTTCGTCCGACACGAACCTGGGCTTGTTACGGAATCATTCTTTTGTTGATCGCGGTCTTACCGGCAAACGTTTATATGTTGCAAGCGGCCTTGGCGGGGGAACCGTTCGGTTTCCCGATTTGGGGTTTGTACGTTCGATTGCCGTTTCAATTGGTTTTTATCGCGTGGGCTTGGTTCGTCCGAGACGTCGAGTGA
- a CDS encoding SDR family oxidoreductase, producing MKSEKNQVIVITGASEGIGRELSLLYAAKQVKLVLASRNQESLENLAAECERKGAQALAVQTDISSIEECKNLIEQAVKKYGRIDILINSAGISMSASFDSLQDLSVFQKLMTVNYLGVVHTSYYALPYLKKSQGMIVNISSLQGKTGFPRSTGYSASKFAVQGFSDSLRIELMGTGVDVLVVSPGPIATKMNYRKFDANGNVTQEKNSEAPKRNIMSPEECARLIARAISKRKRELVMTFGGKLIPWIKLFAPAFVDRTIANAVNRFYASE from the coding sequence ATGAAATCGGAAAAAAATCAAGTTATCGTTATAACGGGCGCGAGTGAAGGAATCGGAAGAGAGCTGTCTCTTTTATACGCGGCAAAGCAAGTTAAGTTAGTCTTGGCATCTCGCAATCAAGAGTCGCTCGAGAATTTGGCGGCGGAGTGCGAGCGAAAGGGTGCACAAGCGCTTGCGGTTCAAACGGACATATCTTCCATCGAAGAGTGTAAAAATCTAATAGAGCAAGCCGTAAAAAAGTACGGAAGAATCGACATTCTAATCAATAGCGCTGGAATTTCCATGAGCGCTTCGTTCGATTCTTTGCAGGATCTATCCGTATTTCAAAAACTCATGACCGTAAATTATCTCGGAGTGGTTCATACTTCTTATTACGCGTTGCCTTATTTAAAGAAGAGTCAAGGGATGATCGTAAACATATCTTCCTTACAGGGAAAGACCGGTTTTCCAAGATCCACGGGATATTCCGCTTCGAAATTTGCGGTACAGGGATTTAGCGATTCGCTACGAATCGAGTTGATGGGGACCGGAGTCGACGTTCTTGTGGTTTCGCCCGGACCGATCGCGACCAAAATGAACTATAGAAAATTCGACGCGAACGGAAACGTAACGCAGGAAAAAAATTCGGAAGCCCCTAAGAGAAACATCATGTCTCCGGAAGAATGCGCGCGACTGATCGCAAGGGCAATCTCAAAACGGAAAAGAGAATTGGTGATGACCTTCGGCGGAAAGCTCATACCTTGGATCAAACTTTTTGCTCCGGCTTTCGTGGATCGGACGATTGCGAACGCAGTGAACAGGTTTTACGCTTCGGAATAA
- a CDS encoding type I restriction-modification system subunit M yields MTSAQQRAALQRQIWQIANDVRGAVDGWDFKQYVLGTLFYRFISENFTNYMEGGDSSIDYAKLPDKRITREIKVDAIKTRGYFIYPSQLFANVTAKADKSESLNTDLAAIFKAIETSANGFPSEHDIKGLFADFDTTSNRLGNTVKDKNSRLAAVLKRVAELDFGDFDSSHIDLFGDAYEFLISNYAANAGKSGGEFFTPQHVSKLIAQLAIHKQTRINKIYDPACGSGSLLLQAKKQFDDHIIEEGFFGQEINHTTYNLARMNMFLHNINYDKFDIELGNTLIDPQHNNEKPFDAIVSNPPYSINWKGSDDPTLINDDRFAPAGVLAPKSKADFAFVLHALSYLSSKGRAAIVCFPGIFYRGGAEQKIRQYLVDNNFVETVISLAPNLFFGTTIAVNILVLSKHKTDTNTQFIDASGLFKKETNTNILTDEHIEQIMQTFDSKIDTEHFAKSVSVETIANNDFNLSVSSYVEAKDNREVIDIQKLNAELKTTVKKIDQLRADIDAIVAEIEA; encoded by the coding sequence ATGACAAGTGCTCAACAACGCGCCGCGCTTCAACGCCAAATTTGGCAAATCGCCAATGATGTGCGAGGTGCAGTAGACGGATGGGATTTTAAACAATATGTGCTTGGCACTCTTTTTTACCGTTTCATCAGCGAGAACTTTACCAACTACATGGAAGGTGGTGATAGCAGTATTGATTATGCAAAACTGCCCGATAAGCGGATTACACGCGAAATCAAGGTTGATGCCATTAAGACGAGGGGTTATTTTATCTATCCAAGCCAGCTCTTCGCCAATGTCACAGCCAAGGCCGACAAAAGCGAGAGCTTAAATACTGACCTGGCGGCTATATTTAAAGCAATCGAAACCTCTGCGAACGGATTTCCATCCGAGCATGACATCAAAGGATTGTTTGCCGATTTTGATACCACGAGCAATCGCCTCGGCAACACAGTGAAAGACAAAAATAGCCGTCTTGCCGCTGTTCTCAAACGTGTGGCCGAGCTTGATTTTGGCGATTTCGATAGCAGTCATATAGACCTATTTGGCGATGCGTACGAATTTCTCATCTCTAACTATGCAGCCAATGCAGGTAAATCCGGTGGCGAGTTTTTCACTCCCCAACATGTTTCCAAGCTGATTGCTCAGCTGGCTATACATAAGCAGACGCGCATCAATAAAATCTATGACCCCGCTTGTGGTTCCGGCTCCTTGCTTTTGCAAGCCAAAAAGCAATTTGATGATCACATCATTGAAGAAGGTTTTTTCGGTCAGGAAATCAACCATACCACTTACAATCTCGCGCGGATGAATATGTTCTTACATAATATCAACTACGATAAGTTCGACATCGAGCTTGGAAATACGCTGATCGACCCTCAGCATAATAATGAAAAACCATTCGACGCGATTGTCTCCAATCCTCCCTACTCAATTAATTGGAAAGGTAGTGATGACCCGACCTTGATCAACGACGATCGTTTTGCTCCGGCAGGTGTATTAGCCCCTAAGTCCAAGGCCGACTTTGCCTTTGTGCTCCATGCGCTTAGTTATTTATCCAGTAAGGGCCGGGCTGCCATTGTCTGCTTCCCCGGTATTTTTTACCGAGGTGGCGCCGAACAGAAAATCCGTCAGTATCTGGTAGATAATAATTTTGTAGAAACTGTGATCTCACTTGCACCGAACTTATTTTTTGGCACGACCATCGCCGTAAATATTCTGGTTCTTTCCAAACACAAAACCGATACGAACACGCAGTTCATTGATGCAAGCGGACTCTTTAAGAAAGAAACCAATACGAACATACTCACTGACGAGCATATCGAACAGATCATGCAAACCTTCGATAGCAAGATTGATACGGAGCACTTTGCAAAATCTGTGAGTGTTGAAACAATCGCCAACAACGATTTCAATCTATCCGTAAGCAGTTATGTAGAAGCCAAAGACAACCGAGAAGTGATCGATATCCAAAAACTGAACGCTGAGCTAAAAACCACCGTCAAAAAAATCGATCAGCTCCGTGCGGACATTGATGCGATCGTTGCGGAGATCGAGGCATGA